A region of Nerophis lumbriciformis linkage group LG26, RoL_Nlum_v2.1, whole genome shotgun sequence DNA encodes the following proteins:
- the nfkbie gene encoding NF-kappa-B inhibitor epsilon, with protein MASGDCRKDDFPEDSRVDSGIDSYRSMLKSEDPRTELSGPRDKLHPAEERLDSAYGSASLTVESLSDIVEGCTLEPAAPSSGLSEPEENLITSITEDGDTILHLAIIHEEDLIAQQLIQIFPKEVMDIQNNLYQSPLHLATYLNLTEVVKSLVAKKVSLELQDHEGNTALHVACHHGLTMCATEMTCEISPSKLELVLETQNWRGLACLHLAALSRQHQIMKLLMKKGADLNVQEGTSGKTPLHLAVELHDAALVKLLLSRGANVDAAMYNGCTPLHLAVGRQDAAIAHLLCQSGADTMLRNMEDETALDLADGNDDILALFPFDDVQISGRSVVSVNF; from the exons ATGGCGAGCGGCGACTGTCGCAAAGACGACTTCCCCGAGGATAGCCGCGTGGACTCGGGCATCGACTCCTATCGCTCCATGCTCAAGTCGGAGGATCCGAGGACCGAGCTCAGCGGGCCGAGGGACAAGCTCCACCCCGCGGAGGAGCGCTTGGACTCGGCCTACGGCTCGGCGTCGCTGACGGTGGAGAGCCTGTCAGACATAGTTGAGGGCTGCACACTGGAGCCAGCGGCACCGAGCTCCGGACTCTCAGAACCGGAGGAGAACTTAATCACGTCTATTACCGAAGATGGAGACAC aattcTGCACTTGGCCATCATCCATGAGGAAGATTTAATTGCACAACAGTTGATCCAGATATTCCCCAAAGAAGTCATGGACATCCAGAACAATTTGTACCAG AGCCCTTTGCATCTGGCCACCTACCTGAACCTGACAGAAGTCGTGAAGAGCCTGGTTGCCAAAAAGGTCAGCCTTGAGCTGCAGGACCACGAAGGAAACACGGCGCTCCACGTCGCCTGTCACCACGGCCTGACCATGTGCGCCACGGAGATGACTTGTGAGATTTCCCCCAGCAAGCTGGAGTTGGTCCTGGAAACCCAAAACTGGAGAG GTCTCGCCTGTCTTCACCTCGCTGCTCTCAGCAGGCAACACCAGATAATGAAGCTGTTGATGAAAAAGGGCGCCGACCTGAATGTCCAG GAAGGAACCAGCGGCAAAACGCCTCTCCACCTCGCCGTCGAGCTGCACGACGCCGCATTGGTGAAGCTGCTGCTGAGCAGAGGAGCCAACGTGGACGCCGCCATGTACAACGGCTGCACGCCGCTGCACCTGGCCGTGGGCAGGCAGGACGCGGCCATCGCACACCTCCTGTGCCAGTCGGGCGCCGACACCATGCTGCGGAACATGGAAGACGAGACGGCCTTGGACCTGGCCGATGGCAACGATGAT